ACATTTTGCGGAAAAACGTATCACAGTTGTGATGTGGACCTTTAGATATTACGTCCAGCACATCCGTAAGTTTACTGCCCCCGCCCTCTTTTGCTTTTTTGCTATATACGTATATTATGGCTACAAGATTACCCATTCTCCTGCACAGAACCTCTTGAAAGAGGTAACCCTTAGATCCACAGAGTATAAGAGATCGAAATAAGAACTCCGCCGCGAAATCAACAGGCAAACAACTCTTTGCTGGCAGGAGCTTATCAGTAATGTCAACAGGGAGCAGGGATGCAAACTCTACTTATTTATAAGGAGATCTACTTATTTTCGACTCGATCTACTTATCTCCTTATTTTTGCATGAAATCTACTTATTTTTACACGCTAtgattgatttttcaatttttgcaaagCGCATAAATAGTCATTGAAGTAAAAGGTTATATTACAACAATTTTCGTTTAGAGTAGAATGGATCTTGATGCTGAACTAAAAACAGTAGTATAAAGACTACCATGGTAGTTCAACGGTCAAGTCTTGTGGCTTGTCACTTGGTTTGTGTATACATGACATGAGGCCGTGCATGTGTATAAATTGCAGTTGGAAAATGTGTCAAAGTGTGTCAGAGTGTGTCATGACATGATTGTGTTTTTTACTTGTTTAATTGTCCGCACTTTGTTTAGCGCCGGTGAGCCGGTCGGtttcgtttgaattctatgagattggaatttaaatttattcatgtAATCGTAAGCTGCGTAAGTAAGAATTGAAAATTAAGTTTAGCATGTAACTGTAAGAAAGATAATTTTAggcatgaaaatgaaaagatttttcGAAGTAGTTTCGAAGGACCCGCAGCGGGCATCTTCAAGTTCTGAACCTGACTCGGAAAGCACCGAAGGAATTAATGAAAGTCCGGAAAAGGATAAGGAATGTGCAAAATCGAAAAAGCAGAAATATGAACAAAAGTACGTAAAATACTGGGAAAGTGAATTTAAATGGTTATCTGAGGGAACAAAAGGCTGTCATTATGCATTCTGTAAAGTGTGCTCTATAGATGTATACATAGGGAAGATGGGTAAAAGTGCAATTAAATCCCATGCAAACACCCAAATACATACAAAAAACGCTGGAACGATTTCATTAAACCTAGTGCAACAAAATATTGAACCATTATTTAGTTCAGCATCCAAGACTGCTGTTATTGATGCCGAGAttatgatggcagtatttgttgcgGAACATAATTTGGCATTCCAAATAATGGGTCACTTACCGCAATTCGTTAACAAAATTACCCCGGATTCGAATATTGCCAAAAAAGTAAAGTGTTCTAGGACGAAAATGGTAAACATTTTACGGAACGTTTTGGGAATATCTTACATAGAAGAAATTGTTGATTTGTTAAACgccaataaattttctttaattattgacGAGTCCACAGATATATCTTTAGTAAAAACCTTGTGCTTGGTGGTTAGAGTATGTAAAAATTTTAAAGTACATGACTTGttttttgatttaattgaaGTTGAATCTGCAGATGCTAGTAGTCTGTTTTCTGCTGTAATCAATAGTTTCACGAAGAATAATATCATGTACAAACAATGTTATGATGGGTAGGAATCATTCCGTATCTACATTATTGAAAGCAGACATAAATGATCTGTTCGTTCTTAAATGTGTTTGTCACAGTTTTCACTTATGCGCCTCATACGCATGCGAAAAACTTCCTGGCGAAGTAGAAGATTTGGCGcgtaatattttcaattatttgaagaGTTCATCGAAACGTCTTAAAGATTTTTCTTCCTTACAATATTTTGTTGAATTcaaagcaaataaaattttacacccttctCAAACGAGATGGTTATCATTATCTGCAGTCGTAAGTCGCTTAATAGAACAGTATGATGTGCTTATAGCATACTTTTCTATTGCagtcaaagaggaaaatctacaaacagctaaaaatattttaacgtCGCTGAAAGATCCTATaactaaattatatttattgtttttagaattcgcacttccttttttcattaaattaaataaactttttcAATCAGAAAGCTCACAGATACATAAATTGCACAGTTCGGTTAAAGAAATAGTAGTAACATTGTTAGAGTGCTTTGTAAGGAAAGATTATATTACAATGTTTTTAGATAGTACCTCAGAATTTAATCTCCCTCCAGAATGTTTGTTAGATTTGGAAAGTATATACCTCGGTATAAAAGTTGAATGCTTTCTAATTACGAATGAAATCAATGTCATTGAAATAGATACTTTTAAGAATAAGTGTCGTAACTTTTATATTGAGGCCGTTCTGCAAATATTAAAAAGATTCGATTTGAATAACTCTTTTTTTAGGAATCTTTCCATAATCGCACCTGACAATGTATACGCTTGTACCTATAAATCGATAGCTCCACTTTTACAACAAGTCCCACGTTTACTAGCTGATAATATACAAGAAATTGACTCGGAATACCGTACTCTGATAAATTTCGTAAAAGATAAAGAACAAATTTTAGACATTGAAGAATTTTGGCGTATGGTTGCTCGCATTGAAATTGGTAACGAGCAAGCATTCCCGAATTTAGTTAAACTAGTATTTGCTATTTTATCCTTCCCACATTCGTCTGCAAATGTTGAAAGGGtattttcccaagtaaatttaatgaaaacaaaaatcagaaatcgATTAGAGAATGCAACCATTAAAGCATGCTTACAAACGAAAGGGTTACTAAAACTACAAAACTCTGATTGCACAAATTTCAAAGTGACTACTGAGATGAGGAAAAAGTGCAATAAAGCTATGTACGATATTGCCAAataacttaatttaatttttattgaatttttattttgttggttccttttttattttggaattaagttttgtttttcaatgttcaatgaattatttcacattttatttattgttatattttatcaTTAATTCTGAATTATGTTATGTTTTTTGTGTTCTGTACCTAATGCTTTgaatatattaaagttataaatAATATTACGAATTTTTTTGAGGTAACAGGGCTCTTAATGGCACAAAAATAAATCTACTTATTTTATCATCAAATCTACTTATTTTTTTCCTCAATtctacttattttattttttttgagttTGCATCACTGACAGGGAGCCATGAGATTTCGCtataagctggttaccaaaaaCCGCGGTGCCCATTAATCACCCTGTTCCATGGTAGCAGTGAAGATGGGAGAAATCTTGCAGACACTTTTCCGGCCTACCCCATCCGAACTGACGCTATCGATGACAGGGGTTTGCTGAAAACAGCCCACTCTTTACTAAATAGGAACTAGAGGAGGCAGGCCTGTTCACGAAGGACAAAAGAAAACACCAGAACCGGATGATAATCCCAGTAGAATACTAAATCTTGTTCCCATGCATTGGCCGAATTTGCTACTCAGCGCAAGTTTAACCGCGAGTATTTTTCCCTCCCACTGGAAGGTTGTGAGGCTTGTACCGATAAGCAGTATGTTGAAGACAGCAATACGTAGTGGAGGAAACAATTCACGAAAACAATATCGCTTTAGAgcggggcgatccacaatccATGCGATTGAGGTAGATCaacaacaactttttgctatatggctgagcacggcagtagtaccagaatagcaaaagctcgccgatctctctcttaccaatacgatttgacgaggattatgccttttccttgtttagcgtctctgatgtgtacagataagcttctgcagcacattcgcaagtcgggtcattttagtgtgggtactacaTATAGTAGATCTATTGTGGTCTTGACCAAGAAGAGGGTTCCCCGGCGGGAGTTATCCCGATCGCTGTCCATGCTCTTGAGTGAAGGGAAAGCTATGCCGCGCATCTCATCAAAGACGTGCGGCTGTGGTTCAGTTAAAAGCATAGTAAAATTGGCTATTACCTATTTTTTGAGCAAACACGGGTATGTTCTGTCTTACTTGCCCAGTCGACCGACTGCATTTACTGCAAGAATGTGGTGAATGTTGCCTGACACATCCTTTGCACGCTGCAGAGCGAGGACACATAAGACAAAGTCGCTCGTTACAGTCAAGACATGGTTAACTGGAGTCAAAACTCACCGTCTCTCGTccgcttctttgcttcccaaAATGGTCGCTTCTTTAGTTTTGAAAATTGTAGTGTAGATGGTGGAATCTTATAATTTTGGgcgacatttttttttggatcctacagccgcaattattttctttttttaggagACGTTGGAACTAACATACTTTTTTCGGGTACTCATTTTGACAAGAAGAACGGACTGGCAGAAAAATAACTTATCTAAAGCGGGAAACAATTCGCGGAACCCGAGGGTTCCAAGAATAAACATTATTTAAATTTGGAATTACAGAGGGGCGGGACCGGCTCATTTCGAATTATAGAGTCGTCGCACAC
The window above is part of the Hermetia illucens chromosome 3, iHerIll2.2.curated.20191125, whole genome shotgun sequence genome. Proteins encoded here:
- the LOC119652086 gene encoding LOW QUALITY PROTEIN: SCAN domain-containing protein 3-like (The sequence of the model RefSeq protein was modified relative to this genomic sequence to represent the inferred CDS: deleted 1 base in 1 codon), whose protein sequence is MGKSAIKSHANTQIHTKNAGTISLNLVQQNIEPLFSSASKTAVIDAEIMMAVFVAEHNLAFQIMGHLPQFVNKITPDSNIAKKVKCSRTKMVNILRNVLGISYIEEIVDLLNANKFSLIIDESTDISLVKTLCLVVRVCKNFKVHDLFFDLIEVESADASSLFSAVINSFTKNNIMYKHVMMGRNHSVSTLLKADINDLFVLKCVCHSFHLCASYACEKLPGEVEDLARNIFNYLKSSSKRLKDFSSLQYFVEFKANKILHPSQTRWLSLSAVVSRLIEQYDVLIAYFSIAVKEENLQTAKNILTSLKDPITKLYLLFLEFALPFFIKLNKLFQSESSQIHKLHSSVKEIVVTLLECFVRKDYITMFLDSTSEFNLPPECLLDLESIYLGIKVECFLITNEINVIEIDTFKNKCRNFYIEAVLQILKRFDLNNSFFRNLSIIAPDNVYACTYKSIAPLLQQVPRLLADNIQEIDSEYRTLINFVKDKEQILDIEEFWRMVARIEIGNEQAFPNLVKLVFAILSFPHSSANVERVFSQVNLMKTKIRNRLENATIKACLQTKGLLKLQNSDCTNFKVTTEMRKKCNKAMYDIAK